In Sphingomonas sp. Leaf357, a single genomic region encodes these proteins:
- a CDS encoding TetR/AcrR family transcriptional regulator codes for MLARQQPDEACRGRKGERGKRVRRTQERRTAETRAALFAAAVSTIDRLGYAGANNASIADEAGITRGTIAHHFSTRAAFMAEVVRWVFEQETLAVRDLMATRHLGMRVSDWPGLLWEVFSRPSGVAVMEILVASRSDPDLAALVMPMQEEVERNGAANFLHRIGAQVTDMAAIRLVVWAIRGMTMGRTFITDRDGMEEAVALLSRLIERAVPTGAFEDLAEL; via the coding sequence ATGCTCGCCCGGCAGCAACCCGATGAGGCGTGCCGAGGGCGGAAGGGCGAACGCGGCAAGCGGGTGCGCCGCACGCAGGAGCGGCGGACTGCGGAAACGCGCGCTGCCCTCTTCGCGGCGGCGGTGTCAACGATCGACCGGCTCGGTTATGCCGGCGCGAACAATGCCTCGATCGCGGACGAGGCCGGCATAACGCGCGGCACGATCGCCCATCATTTCTCGACCCGCGCGGCCTTCATGGCGGAAGTCGTGCGCTGGGTGTTCGAGCAGGAGACGCTGGCTGTCCGCGACCTGATGGCCACCCGGCATCTCGGCATGCGCGTGTCGGACTGGCCGGGGCTGTTGTGGGAGGTCTTCTCCAGGCCCTCCGGCGTCGCCGTGATGGAAATCCTCGTCGCGTCGCGCAGCGACCCCGACCTGGCGGCGCTCGTCATGCCGATGCAGGAAGAGGTGGAGCGGAATGGGGCCGCCAATTTCCTGCACCGCATCGGCGCGCAAGTGACGGACATGGCGGCCATCCGCCTCGTCGTGTGGGCGATCCGAGGAATGACGATGGGTCGCACCTTCATCACCGACCGCGACGGCATGGAGGAGGCGGTAGCGCTGCTGTCGCGCCTGATCGAGCGCGCCGTGCCGACGGGCGCGTTTGAGGATTTGGCGGAACTTTGA
- a CDS encoding LysR family transcriptional regulator, with protein sequence MMKRLPDLEAWAIFSKVAEHGSFSRAARAMGMSDPTVSKAIGRLEARLGLTLIARTSRRIALTDAGRAALERASRILSEGEAVEDEAGAQSTVPRGRVRISAPLSFGIAYLGSTLPAFLDAYPEITIDFALSDRKVDLVAEGFDLALRIASLNDSSLLSRRLCTVRLLLVASPDYLDRHGMPTHPAQLGGHCALAYTGGASRTWRFTHPTFGEETVEPAVRVWTDNADLLNPALLAGQGLAIQPEFLVWRELRDGRLMPAMPEWSVAPLGLHLVMPPSPLRPLRVQALIDYLARELARAPWDVDRIRE encoded by the coding sequence ATGATGAAGCGACTTCCCGATCTCGAAGCATGGGCGATTTTTTCCAAGGTCGCCGAGCATGGCTCGTTCTCGCGTGCCGCGCGCGCGATGGGGATGTCCGATCCGACCGTATCGAAAGCGATCGGACGGCTGGAAGCGCGTCTTGGCCTGACGTTGATCGCGCGCACCTCGCGACGCATCGCGCTCACCGATGCCGGCCGTGCCGCGCTGGAGCGGGCCTCGCGGATCCTCAGCGAGGGCGAAGCGGTCGAGGATGAGGCCGGTGCGCAGTCGACGGTGCCGCGCGGACGCGTGCGTATCAGCGCGCCGCTGTCGTTCGGTATCGCCTATCTTGGCTCGACGCTGCCGGCCTTCCTCGACGCCTATCCGGAGATCACCATCGATTTTGCGCTGAGCGACCGCAAGGTCGATTTGGTGGCGGAGGGGTTCGACCTGGCGCTCAGGATCGCCAGCCTGAACGATTCCTCGCTGCTGTCGCGCCGGCTTTGCACCGTCCGGTTGCTGCTGGTGGCATCGCCCGATTATCTTGACCGCCACGGCATGCCGACGCATCCGGCTCAGCTCGGCGGGCATTGCGCGCTGGCCTATACGGGGGGCGCTTCGCGGACCTGGCGCTTCACGCACCCGACGTTCGGAGAGGAAACGGTCGAACCCGCGGTGCGCGTCTGGACCGACAATGCCGATTTGCTCAACCCCGCGCTGCTCGCGGGGCAGGGGCTCGCGATCCAGCCCGAGTTCCTGGTGTGGCGGGAACTGCGTGATGGCAGGTTGATGCCGGCGATGCCGGAATGGTCCGTGGCACCCCTGGGGCTCCACCTCGTCATGCCGCCGAGCCCGTTGCGACCCCTTCGGGTTCAGGCCCTAATCGATTATCTCGCCCGCGAATTGGCGAGAGCGCCTTGGGACGTAGACCGGATAAGGGAATAA
- a CDS encoding TMEM175 family protein — translation MRPKIGSERLIALTDGVVAVIITIMVLELKPPHGADLANLRELGPTFLSFALSFIYVAIYWNNHHHFFRLVPHVGPSIMWANLNLLFWLSLIPFSTAWMDEHNAAALPIAIYGAVLLLCAVSWRIMQTAIVRAQGASSPLRAAIHADWKGTASVVIYLAAIALAFVVPILAYVGYAAVAAWWLVPDQRIAKILSHG, via the coding sequence ATGCGCCCGAAAATTGGTTCTGAGCGGCTGATTGCACTTACTGACGGAGTTGTAGCCGTCATCATAACGATCATGGTGCTTGAGCTGAAGCCACCTCATGGCGCCGATTTGGCAAACCTGCGCGAGCTCGGTCCGACGTTTCTCAGTTTCGCGCTGAGCTTCATCTACGTCGCCATCTACTGGAACAATCACCATCACTTCTTCCGGCTTGTGCCGCATGTCGGCCCCTCGATCATGTGGGCCAATCTTAACCTGCTGTTCTGGCTCTCGCTCATCCCGTTCTCCACTGCCTGGATGGACGAACACAACGCTGCTGCCTTGCCGATTGCGATCTACGGCGCCGTGCTGCTGCTATGCGCGGTGAGCTGGCGAATCATGCAAACGGCAATCGTCCGCGCACAGGGTGCTAGTTCCCCGCTCCGGGCCGCGATACATGCCGATTGGAAAGGCACCGCCTCCGTCGTAATTTACCTCGCCGCCATCGCGCTTGCTTTTGTCGTGCCTATCCTTGCTTATGTTGGCTATGCGGCCGTCGCAGCATGGTGGCTGGTCCCGGATCAGAGGATAGCAAAAATCTTATCCCACGGCTGA
- a CDS encoding response regulator translates to MIRPRGPLNVIVVEDEALLAMDIEAMVEDCGHRVIAEAASSYEVDALPATLTPHLAFVDMHLAQGTSGLDACATIRRRWEAAVIVFVTANPAKVPADFAGAHGIIPKPFTRNGLMSAMRYIEEGVCDPPPTAPTPASFLASPAFAALWGE, encoded by the coding sequence ATGATCCGTCCGCGCGGCCCACTGAACGTCATCGTCGTCGAGGACGAAGCGCTCTTGGCGATGGATATCGAGGCGATGGTCGAGGATTGCGGGCACCGGGTCATCGCCGAAGCCGCCTCGTCGTACGAAGTGGATGCGTTGCCAGCAACGCTCACGCCGCATCTGGCGTTCGTCGACATGCATCTGGCGCAAGGCACCAGTGGCCTGGACGCCTGCGCGACGATCCGACGGCGGTGGGAGGCTGCGGTCATCGTCTTCGTGACCGCCAACCCCGCCAAAGTACCGGCCGATTTTGCCGGCGCGCATGGAATTATTCCGAAACCCTTCACGCGCAACGGCTTGATGTCTGCGATGCGGTATATCGAGGAGGGCGTCTGCGATCCGCCCCCTACCGCGCCAACCCCTGCGAGCTTTCTCGCCTCGCCGGCCTTCGCTGCGCTTTGGGGAGAATGA
- a CDS encoding histidine kinase dimerization/phosphoacceptor domain -containing protein, which translates to MGQREDWHITDRITHEDGEGDPFAAAVRATRMPMVITDPRQPDNPIVFCNQAFQQLTGYHRHEIIGRNCRFLQGPDTDPEAVRRLRQAVAGQTDIDVDLLNYRKDGSTFWNALYLSPVRSAAGEVQFFFASQLNVSDRVEAQIAIERQKAEVEREVARRTADLQEALEAKTLLLHEVDHRVKNNLTMIGSLLRLQARQIDDPAIADKLEVMLERVDALATVHRRLYQSDDISRFDISAFAVNLVSDVIGASGRGDIAVMADTTKIEIPSRDAAALGLVLNEVLTNSIKHGFRDGRSGTLRITTRVIDGRAELIVADDGPGMIDGASSTGLGRTLIKRLSRQVKAEARWRAADPGTEVVISFPVDIDQ; encoded by the coding sequence GTGGGACAGCGTGAAGACTGGCATATCACCGATCGTATCACGCACGAGGACGGTGAGGGCGATCCGTTCGCGGCAGCGGTGCGCGCGACACGGATGCCGATGGTGATCACCGATCCTCGTCAGCCCGATAATCCGATCGTTTTCTGCAACCAGGCATTCCAGCAGCTGACCGGCTACCACCGCCACGAGATCATCGGTCGCAACTGCCGCTTCCTGCAGGGTCCGGATACCGATCCCGAAGCCGTGCGGCGGCTGCGCCAGGCTGTTGCCGGCCAGACCGACATCGACGTCGATCTGCTCAACTATCGCAAGGACGGCAGCACGTTCTGGAACGCTTTGTACCTGAGCCCAGTTCGCAGCGCGGCGGGTGAAGTGCAGTTCTTCTTCGCCTCGCAACTGAACGTCAGCGACCGTGTCGAGGCGCAGATCGCGATCGAAAGACAGAAGGCCGAAGTCGAGCGGGAAGTGGCGCGGCGCACCGCGGACCTGCAGGAGGCGCTAGAAGCCAAGACCCTGCTGCTTCACGAGGTCGATCACCGTGTGAAAAACAACCTGACGATGATCGGTTCGTTGCTGCGATTGCAGGCCCGTCAGATCGACGATCCGGCGATCGCCGACAAGCTCGAGGTGATGCTGGAGCGGGTCGATGCCTTGGCGACGGTGCATCGCAGGCTTTACCAGTCCGACGACATCAGCAGGTTCGACATCAGTGCGTTCGCGGTCAACCTCGTCTCCGACGTGATCGGTGCCAGCGGTCGCGGCGACATCGCCGTCATGGCCGACACGACGAAGATCGAGATACCGTCACGCGATGCCGCCGCGCTTGGGCTGGTGCTGAACGAGGTGCTGACCAACTCCATCAAGCACGGTTTTCGTGACGGGCGTTCGGGCACGCTCCGGATCACGACACGCGTCATCGACGGACGCGCCGAACTGATCGTTGCCGACGATGGCCCCGGCATGATCGATGGTGCTTCGTCAACCGGGCTGGGGCGTACCCTGATCAAGCGGCTGTCACGTCAGGTGAAAGCCGAAGCGCGGTGGCGGGCTGCCGATCCCGGAACCGAGGTCGTCATCTCCTTCCCCGTGGATATCGATCAATGA
- a CDS encoding NADPH-dependent FMN reductase, which produces MGDRIMIFYGSYRSARQGIRLAEWLVGAFAERGASAELIDAKALDLPMLDRMYKEYPKGEAPPALEALAEKIRAADAFVFVTGEYNWGVQPGLKNLTDHFLEEWFWRPAAIASYSAGRFAGSRAGLAWHGILSEMGMVVVSSTLAVGAIGHSIDAAGAPVGDGGSALTRAFPHFADDLGWWAQAARTQREHSAPPY; this is translated from the coding sequence ATGGGCGACCGGATCATGATCTTCTACGGTTCTTACCGCTCGGCGCGGCAGGGCATCCGTCTCGCCGAATGGCTGGTCGGCGCGTTTGCGGAGCGCGGCGCATCGGCGGAACTGATCGACGCCAAGGCGCTCGACCTGCCGATGCTGGATCGCATGTACAAGGAGTATCCGAAGGGCGAGGCTCCCCCGGCATTGGAAGCACTCGCGGAGAAGATCAGGGCGGCCGACGCCTTCGTCTTCGTGACGGGAGAATATAATTGGGGTGTCCAGCCCGGCCTGAAGAACCTCACCGATCACTTCCTGGAGGAATGGTTTTGGCGACCTGCGGCGATCGCCAGCTATTCGGCGGGCCGTTTCGCCGGCTCGCGCGCCGGGCTCGCCTGGCACGGCATATTGTCCGAGATGGGCATGGTCGTCGTGTCTAGCACGCTCGCGGTCGGCGCGATCGGTCATTCCATAGATGCGGCCGGAGCGCCCGTGGGCGATGGCGGTTCCGCTCTTACGCGCGCTTTCCCGCATTTCGCGGACGACCTTGGCTGGTGGGCCCAAGCCGCCCGTACCCAGCGGGAACATTCTGCCCCGCCGTACTGA
- a CDS encoding alpha/beta fold hydrolase, translating to MPFITTADATEIFYKDWGGKDAPVVMFHHGWPLSSDDWDAQMMFFVQKRYRVIAHDRRGHGRSTQSAGGHDMDTYVADVIALTDALELHDVVHVGHSTGGGEVARYVARAKPGRVKKAVLMSAVAPIMVKTDTNPNGVPIDVFDMVREQTATNRSQFYHDFTLPFFGYNREGAQVKEAVRLNWWRQGMMGSALAHTLGVKAFSETDFTEDLKAIDVPTLVLHGEDDQVVPFATTGKMSAEIVKGAKLISYPGFPHGMPVTHADRINTDLLAFIEG from the coding sequence ATGCCGTTCATCACCACCGCCGACGCGACCGAGATCTTCTACAAGGACTGGGGCGGCAAGGACGCGCCCGTCGTCATGTTCCATCACGGCTGGCCGCTCAGTTCGGACGATTGGGACGCGCAGATGATGTTCTTCGTCCAGAAACGCTATCGCGTGATCGCTCATGATCGACGCGGACACGGCCGCTCGACCCAGTCGGCGGGTGGCCACGACATGGATACCTATGTCGCCGACGTGATCGCGCTCACCGATGCGCTCGAGCTGCACGATGTCGTCCATGTCGGACATTCAACCGGCGGCGGCGAGGTCGCCCGCTACGTCGCCCGCGCCAAGCCCGGGCGGGTCAAGAAAGCGGTGCTGATGAGTGCCGTCGCGCCGATCATGGTCAAGACCGACACCAACCCGAACGGTGTGCCGATCGACGTTTTCGACATGGTTCGCGAGCAAACCGCGACGAACCGGTCGCAATTCTACCACGACTTCACCCTGCCCTTCTTCGGCTACAATCGAGAGGGCGCGCAGGTGAAGGAGGCGGTGCGCCTCAATTGGTGGCGGCAGGGGATGATGGGTTCGGCGCTGGCGCACACGCTCGGCGTCAAGGCCTTCTCCGAAACCGACTTCACCGAAGACTTGAAGGCGATCGACGTCCCGACCCTGGTGCTGCACGGCGAGGACGATCAGGTCGTGCCGTTCGCGACCACCGGCAAGATGTCCGCCGAAATCGTGAAGGGCGCGAAGCTCATCTCCTATCCCGGCTTCCCCCACGGCATGCCGGTCACCCACGCCGATCGGATCAACACCGATCTGCTCGCCTTCATCGAAGGCTGA
- a CDS encoding pirin family protein, producing MIDRRPFASLGGANHGWLDAKHHFSFAGYYDPARMGWSGIRVWNDDTIAPGTGFPPHPHNDMEIITYVREGAITHQDSLGNIGRTEAGDVQVMSAGSGVRHSEYNKEPGITRIFQIWIEPKTRGEAPSWGAKPFPRGERSGQFVTLASGFADDHDALPIRTDARIVAATLKAGESAEYPLGTDRHGYLVPATGTVVVNGTRLEARDGAAIADEAVLRVTAIEDAEIVLVDAA from the coding sequence ATGATCGACCGTCGTCCCTTCGCCAGCCTCGGTGGTGCCAACCACGGCTGGCTCGATGCGAAGCATCACTTCTCGTTCGCAGGCTATTACGATCCCGCCCGGATGGGCTGGAGCGGCATCCGGGTCTGGAACGACGATACCATCGCGCCCGGCACCGGCTTCCCCCCGCACCCGCACAACGACATGGAGATCATTACGTATGTCCGCGAGGGTGCGATCACGCATCAGGACTCGCTCGGCAACATCGGCCGCACCGAGGCCGGCGACGTGCAGGTGATGAGCGCGGGATCGGGCGTTCGCCACTCCGAATACAACAAGGAGCCGGGCATCACCCGCATCTTCCAGATCTGGATCGAGCCCAAGACGCGCGGCGAAGCGCCATCATGGGGCGCGAAGCCCTTTCCCCGAGGCGAACGCTCGGGCCAGTTCGTGACGCTGGCGAGCGGATTTGCCGACGATCACGACGCCTTGCCGATCCGCACCGACGCGCGCATCGTCGCCGCGACGCTCAAGGCTGGGGAGAGCGCGGAGTATCCGCTCGGTACCGACCGCCACGGCTATCTCGTACCGGCGACCGGCACGGTGGTCGTCAACGGCACCCGCCTGGAAGCTCGCGACGGCGCCGCCATTGCCGATGAAGCGGTGCTTCGCGTCACCGCCATCGAGGATGCAGAGATCGTCCTGGTCGACGCCGCCTAA